From bacterium, the proteins below share one genomic window:
- a CDS encoding glutaredoxin — MSKLATLYRMVMEKHICPYGIKSKYWLKKEGYEVEDRWLTTREETDAFKQTHGVETTPQTFIDGERIGGYTDVRRYFGKPLPDADATRYRPVVAVFAMAALLALAVSHAMFGTFLTPRAVEWFIAFSMCMLAMLKLQDVETFSTMFLGYDLLGRKWVPYAYLYPYLEGLAGVLMVAHALTWLSVPVALFIGAVGAVSVFKAVYIDKRELKCACVGGGSKVPLGFVSLTENLMMIGMGLWMLMKA, encoded by the coding sequence ATGAGCAAGCTGGCGACGCTTTACCGCATGGTGATGGAAAAACACATCTGCCCCTATGGCATCAAATCCAAATACTGGCTGAAAAAGGAAGGCTACGAGGTGGAGGACCGCTGGCTCACCACACGAGAGGAGACGGATGCCTTCAAGCAGACGCATGGGGTGGAAACCACGCCGCAGACCTTCATCGACGGGGAGCGCATCGGCGGGTATACGGATGTGCGGCGGTATTTCGGCAAACCCCTGCCGGATGCCGATGCCACCCGTTACCGCCCGGTGGTGGCCGTGTTTGCCATGGCGGCGCTGCTGGCGCTGGCGGTGAGCCATGCGATGTTCGGAACCTTCCTCACACCCCGCGCGGTGGAGTGGTTCATCGCCTTCAGCATGTGCATGCTGGCGATGCTGAAGCTTCAGGATGTCGAGACATTCTCCACCATGTTTCTGGGCTATGACCTGCTGGGAAGAAAATGGGTGCCCTATGCCTATCTCTACCCCTATCTGGAAGGGCTGGCCGGGGTGCTGATGGTGGCCCACGCGCTGACGTGGCTTTCCGTGCCCGTGGCGCTGTTCATCGGGGCGGTGGGGGCGGTGTCGGTGTTCAAGGCCGTTTATATCGACAAGCGGGAGCTGAAATGCGCCTGCGTGGGCGGCGGCAGCAAGGTGCCACTGGGTTTTGTGTCGCTCACCGAAAACCTCATGATGATCGGCATGGGGCTTTGGATGCTGATGAAGGCCTAA
- a CDS encoding YqcI/YcgG family protein — MEHTQHISPDSIKHMVALPDFPCMMAKTVFSHNHAHRIACADMADLSTPAIADTLQRIYTALEAIKGETRGYHSIILEFATPAIRCEHQFETLLWAYLQALHDMDSKTYQWDSTVESDPHSAGYSFSLHEEAFYIIGMHPLASRKARRTDKPTLVFNLHSQFEKLRQMGTYTKVRDKIRARDVAYSGSTNPMLEDFGASSEAAQYSGRHFDKETWTCPFKPNR, encoded by the coding sequence ATGGAACACACCCAACACATCTCGCCCGATTCGATTAAGCACATGGTCGCCCTGCCGGATTTCCCCTGCATGATGGCCAAGACCGTGTTCAGCCACAACCATGCCCACCGCATTGCCTGCGCGGATATGGCGGACCTCTCCACCCCTGCCATTGCCGATACCCTGCAACGCATCTACACCGCGCTGGAAGCGATCAAGGGCGAAACGCGCGGCTACCACAGCATCATCCTGGAATTCGCCACGCCCGCCATCCGTTGCGAGCATCAGTTCGAGACGCTGCTATGGGCCTACCTCCAGGCCTTGCACGATATGGACAGCAAAACCTACCAATGGGATTCCACCGTGGAATCCGACCCCCACTCCGCGGGTTACAGCTTCAGCCTGCATGAGGAAGCTTTCTACATCATCGGCATGCACCCCCTGGCCAGCCGCAAGGCCCGGCGGACGGACAAGCCGACCCTCGTCTTCAACCTGCACTCGCAGTTCGAAAAGCTCCGCCAGATGGGCACCTACACCAAAGTGCGCGATAAAATCCGCGCGCGTGACGTCGCCTATTCCGGCAGCACCAACCCCATGCTGGAGGATTTCGGCGCCTCCTCCGAAGCCGCGCAATATAGCGGCCGCCATTTCGACAAGGAAACCTGGACATGCCCCTTCAAGCCCAACCGCTAG
- a CDS encoding DUF1989 domain-containing protein, which translates to MPLQAQPLESPALTIIPPRSGASLTLKKGEYLTITDIEGEQVADLLCYNADDTGEYLSSGRTLDYAETLFLTTGHPLYSNRSNIMFTIVRDDVGRHDFLLTPCSRDTFRIIYGHEHPHRGCHGNLCQALAPYGIESDDIPVTFNVFMHVDVNGETGRIKVLPPKSKAGDSLTLRAEMDLIVGLTACSAEQSNNGRFKPIGYTTSKAAPF; encoded by the coding sequence ATGCCCCTTCAAGCCCAACCGCTAGAATCCCCCGCCCTCACCATCATCCCCCCGCGCAGCGGCGCATCGCTCACGCTGAAAAAGGGCGAATACCTCACTATCACGGATATCGAGGGCGAACAGGTGGCCGATCTGCTCTGCTACAATGCCGACGACACGGGGGAATACCTCTCCTCCGGCCGCACGCTGGATTATGCCGAGACGCTCTTCCTCACCACCGGCCACCCTCTTTATTCCAACCGCAGCAACATCATGTTCACCATCGTGCGGGACGATGTGGGCCGGCATGATTTCCTGCTCACCCCCTGCAGCAGGGACACGTTCCGCATCATCTACGGCCACGAGCACCCGCACCGGGGCTGCCACGGCAACCTGTGCCAGGCCCTCGCCCCTTATGGCATCGAAAGCGACGACATTCCCGTCACCTTCAACGTCTTCATGCATGTGGATGTGAACGGCGAGACCGGCCGCATCAAGGTGCTGCCCCCCAAAAGCAAAGCAGGCGACAGCCTCACCCTCCGCGCGGAGATGGACCTGATCGTCGGCCTCACCGCCTGCTCCGCCGAACAATCCAACAATGGCCGCTTCAAACCCATCGGCTACACCACATCCAAGGCCGCCCCGTTCTAA
- a CDS encoding AbrB/MazE/SpoVT family DNA-binding domain-containing protein, protein MQAELNKWGNSLAIRIPSQMAKELGISQGSLADITLDNGRIVVTPAKRKPSLKHLLASMKTTGKEQEIPAGGEMGNEAAEW, encoded by the coding sequence ATGCAAGCCGAACTCAACAAATGGGGCAATAGCCTGGCCATTCGCATCCCCAGCCAGATGGCGAAGGAATTGGGCATCTCGCAGGGAAGCCTTGCGGATATTACGCTGGATAACGGTCGTATTGTCGTCACTCCGGCAAAACGCAAACCCAGCCTGAAGCATTTGCTTGCCTCCATGAAAACCACCGGCAAGGAACAGGAAATCCCAGCTGGGGGTGAAATGGGTAACGAGGCGGCTGAATGGTAA
- a CDS encoding mRNA-degrading endonuclease — protein sequence MVKQPHCPDKGDLIWIDFDPQSGKEIMKRRPALVLTPKAYNRISGLCLLCPITSQLKGHDFEIPVAIDKKRGGIKSDQIKSFDWHIRKADFIAKAPRKTLQAVLDNVQALLFEA from the coding sequence ATGGTAAAGCAGCCCCATTGCCCCGATAAGGGCGATTTGATCTGGATCGATTTCGATCCCCAATCGGGCAAAGAAATCATGAAGCGCAGGCCCGCTCTGGTGCTGACACCCAAAGCTTATAACCGCATCTCCGGCCTTTGCCTTCTCTGCCCCATCACCTCACAACTCAAGGGGCATGATTTTGAAATCCCGGTTGCCATCGATAAAAAAAGGGGGGGCATCAAATCCGACCAGATAAAATCCTTCGACTGGCACATCCGCAAAGCGGATTTCATCGCCAAAGCCCCCCGAAAAACCCTGCAAGCCGTACTGGATAACGTGCAGGCCCTGTTGTTCGAGGCATAA
- a CDS encoding helix-turn-helix domain-containing protein — protein sequence MHYTTHLLRHMRATIGQNIRHHRTQQKMPLHKLSRLTGIPERLLDHYELGKNEIRLDEMLKIACVLQIETQGLMI from the coding sequence ATGCACTACACCACCCACCTGCTGCGCCACATGCGAGCCACCATCGGCCAAAACATCCGCCACCACCGCACCCAACAAAAAATGCCCCTCCACAAACTCTCCCGTCTAACCGGTATCCCGGAGCGGCTGCTGGACCATTATGAGCTGGGGAAGAATGAGATTAGGCTGGATGAGATGCTCAAGATTGCTTGCGTCCTACAAATAGAAACCCAAGGGCTCATGATATAG
- a CDS encoding VOC family protein: MNKNTLCLWYNHDAEEAANFYAGVFPDSKVVKVHRAPADYPGGKAGQVLTVEFTVCGVPCIGLNGGDIFKHSEAFSFQIATEDQAETDRYWNAIVGNDGQESQCGWCKDKWGLSWQITPRVLTDAMAQGGEVAKRAFAAMMPMRKIDVAGIEAAVRG; encoded by the coding sequence ATGAACAAGAACACGCTCTGCCTTTGGTACAACCATGATGCGGAAGAGGCGGCGAATTTTTATGCCGGTGTGTTCCCCGACAGCAAGGTGGTGAAGGTACACCGCGCGCCGGCGGATTATCCCGGCGGCAAGGCGGGGCAGGTGCTGACGGTGGAATTCACCGTGTGCGGCGTGCCCTGCATAGGCCTCAATGGCGGGGATATCTTCAAGCATAGCGAGGCATTCTCCTTCCAGATCGCCACCGAAGACCAGGCGGAGACCGACCGCTACTGGAACGCCATCGTGGGCAATGACGGGCAGGAGAGCCAGTGCGGCTGGTGCAAGGATAAATGGGGCCTCTCCTGGCAGATCACCCCCCGCGTGCTGACCGATGCCATGGCGCAGGGCGGCGAGGTGGCCAAACGGGCGTTTGCGGCGATGATGCCGATGAGGAAGATCGATGTGGCGGGGATTGAGGCGGCGGTTAGGGGGTAG
- a CDS encoding methylated-DNA--[protein]-cysteine S-methyltransferase, giving the protein MGYRFNRMQSPVGELKLITGDNGLAAILWEQDAPQRVPHVQAAREDRHHPLLLQAEAQLKEYFAGERKAFDLPLDFTGNEFSRRVWNALLAIPYGETRSYGQIARQMGQPNSARAVGMANSRNPISIVAPCHRVIGANGRLTGFAGGLKAKAYLLELESCRA; this is encoded by the coding sequence ATGGGTTATCGATTCAACAGGATGCAATCCCCCGTGGGGGAATTGAAGCTGATTACCGGCGACAACGGCCTGGCCGCTATTTTATGGGAGCAGGACGCGCCCCAGCGCGTGCCCCATGTGCAGGCCGCGCGGGAAGACCGGCACCATCCCCTCCTGCTGCAAGCGGAAGCGCAGTTGAAGGAATATTTCGCCGGGGAGCGCAAGGCGTTCGACCTGCCGCTGGATTTCACCGGCAATGAGTTCAGCCGCCGGGTGTGGAACGCGCTGCTCGCCATTCCTTACGGCGAAACGCGCAGCTATGGGCAGATTGCCCGGCAGATGGGCCAGCCGAACAGCGCGCGCGCCGTGGGTATGGCCAATTCCAGAAACCCCATTTCCATCGTCGCGCCGTGCCACCGGGTGATCGGCGCCAATGGCAGGCTCACCGGTTTTGCGGGCGGGCTGAAGGCCAAGGCCTATCTGCTGGAGCTGGAATCGTGCAGAGCTTAA
- the alkA gene encoding DNA-3-methyladenine glycosylase 2, which translates to MIEPAIAYDALTSRDPRFDGIFFVGVTSTGIYCRPVCPVKTPQQKNCRFFSTPESAEKAGFRPCLRCRPELAPGVAPVDDAMRIAHLLAHRVNQGMMDGTGRLEEIAAQFELSPRQLRRIITSQLGVSPIELLQTRRLLLAKQLLTETGLPVTEIAFASGFSSLRRFNDAFRTHYGMPPTRLRKEAASHAPSSTTNSSTLQLTYRPPYDWASMLEFLQARALRGIEHITGQSYARTVRVGEHKGWIKVTHKPEKHALMVEFTHSLLPVLPNLLRCLRNLFDLDARPDVISAHLMKDSLLKNTVMAHPGLRVPGAFDGFEMAVRAILGQQITVKAATTIACRMAEAFGERAETPWPELSRLSPTAERMAAASEEAITSLGIIGARARSIIALAKAQLAGHVRLEAGIHPDNAIRYLTTLPGIGQWTAHYIAMRGLRWPDAFPKEDIALRKGLGGMTAKQAEERSQPWRPWRSYAVLHLWKSMTA; encoded by the coding sequence ATGATAGAGCCAGCCATTGCCTATGACGCATTGACCTCGCGCGATCCTCGCTTCGACGGCATCTTCTTTGTCGGCGTTACGTCCACGGGCATTTACTGCCGCCCGGTTTGCCCGGTCAAAACCCCGCAGCAAAAAAACTGCCGCTTTTTCAGCACGCCCGAATCCGCTGAGAAAGCGGGCTTTCGCCCCTGCCTGCGCTGCAGGCCGGAACTCGCCCCCGGCGTCGCCCCCGTGGACGATGCCATGCGCATCGCCCATCTTCTTGCTCACCGTGTGAACCAGGGCATGATGGACGGCACCGGCAGGCTGGAGGAAATCGCCGCCCAGTTTGAACTGAGCCCACGCCAGCTTCGGCGCATCATCACCAGCCAGCTTGGCGTATCGCCCATCGAACTGCTGCAGACCCGCCGCCTGCTGCTGGCCAAACAATTGCTCACCGAAACAGGCCTGCCCGTTACGGAAATCGCCTTTGCCAGCGGTTTTTCCAGCCTGCGGCGCTTTAACGATGCCTTTCGCACGCATTACGGCATGCCCCCCACGCGGCTGCGAAAAGAAGCCGCCAGCCACGCGCCCTCAAGCACAACGAACAGCTCCACCCTGCAACTCACCTACCGCCCGCCATATGACTGGGCCTCCATGCTGGAATTTCTTCAGGCACGCGCGCTCAGGGGCATTGAGCACATCACCGGGCAAAGCTATGCGCGCACCGTCAGGGTGGGCGAGCACAAAGGCTGGATCAAGGTGACGCACAAGCCGGAGAAACATGCGCTCATGGTGGAATTCACCCATTCCCTGCTGCCGGTGCTGCCCAACCTCCTTCGCTGTCTGCGCAACCTGTTTGATCTGGACGCGCGGCCGGATGTCATTTCCGCGCATCTCATGAAAGACAGCCTGCTGAAAAACACGGTGATGGCCCACCCGGGGCTGCGCGTGCCCGGTGCGTTTGACGGGTTTGAAATGGCCGTGCGCGCCATCCTCGGCCAGCAGATAACCGTGAAAGCGGCAACCACCATCGCTTGCCGTATGGCTGAAGCCTTTGGCGAAAGGGCTGAAACCCCATGGCCGGAACTGTCTCGCCTGTCCCCCACGGCAGAACGCATGGCCGCTGCCTCGGAAGAGGCAATCACCTCCCTTGGCATCATCGGTGCCCGCGCCAGAAGCATCATTGCCCTGGCCAAAGCACAGCTGGCTGGCCATGTGCGGCTGGAAGCTGGCATTCACCCGGATAACGCCATCCGTTACCTGACCACCCTGCCCGGCATAGGCCAATGGACGGCGCATTACATCGCCATGCGCGGCCTGCGCTGGCCGGATGCCTTTCCTAAGGAAGACATCGCCCTGCGCAAGGGCCTGGGCGGCATGACGGCGAAACAGGCGGAGGAACGGTCTCAGCCGTGGCGCCCATGGCGAAGCTATGCCGTGCTTCACCTCTGGAAAAGCATGACCGCCTAG
- a CDS encoding VOC family protein — protein sequence MLGTEDAVANIAVKDLDRARDFYEGKLGLKLLEQVKDTVLVFQSGGTSIFVYKSAYAGTNKATNVSWPVKDVEKTAKQLKALGVEFKHYTMPGLTLKGDVHVADDDHMQIAWFTDPEGNILSLVNG from the coding sequence ATGCTGGGAACAGAGGATGCGGTAGCTAACATCGCAGTGAAGGACCTGGACAGGGCGCGCGATTTTTATGAAGGAAAGCTGGGTCTCAAACTGCTGGAACAGGTGAAGGATACGGTGCTTGTGTTTCAAAGCGGAGGCACCAGCATCTTCGTGTATAAATCGGCTTATGCAGGCACGAACAAAGCCACAAATGTGAGCTGGCCGGTGAAGGACGTGGAAAAAACCGCGAAGCAACTGAAGGCCCTAGGGGTTGAGTTCAAGCATTATACCATGCCCGGATTGACCTTGAAGGGCGATGTGCATGTGGCGGATGACGACCATATGCAGATTGCCTGGTTCACAGACCCCGAAGGCAATATCCTCAGCCTGGTGAACGGCTAG
- a CDS encoding carboxymuconolactone decarboxylase family protein, translated as MSKSYPEITARISANMKALRKDIAETMQGFSAMAQAATKDGALDKKTKELIALAIGVSTRCDGCIGFHTEALVRLGATREEVEETLGMAVYMGGGPSLMYAADAIMAYEQYKTKADAAAA; from the coding sequence ATGAGCAAGAGCTATCCCGAAATTACCGCAAGGATTTCCGCCAACATGAAAGCGCTGCGCAAGGATATTGCCGAGACCATGCAGGGTTTTTCCGCCATGGCGCAGGCGGCCACCAAGGATGGGGCGCTGGATAAAAAAACCAAAGAGCTGATCGCGCTGGCTATCGGAGTATCCACCCGTTGCGACGGCTGTATCGGCTTTCATACCGAAGCCCTCGTGCGCCTTGGCGCAACACGTGAAGAGGTGGAGGAAACCCTGGGTATGGCGGTGTATATGGGGGGCGGGCCGTCGCTCATGTATGCGGCCGACGCCATCATGGCCTATGAGCAATATAAAACGAAGGCCGATGCGGCCGCGGCCTGA
- a CDS encoding metalloregulator ArsR/SmtB family transcription factor, which produces MQRNAARAEAMLKQMANRHRLLVLCNLVTGEKTVSELMEMLGISQSALSQHLSKMRAAGLVNAEKRGQQVYYRISSVEAQALLSTLYLMFCNE; this is translated from the coding sequence ATGCAGCGCAACGCCGCCAGGGCGGAAGCCATGCTCAAGCAAATGGCCAACCGTCACAGGCTGCTGGTGCTGTGCAACCTTGTTACGGGGGAAAAAACCGTTTCAGAGCTCATGGAAATGCTGGGTATATCTCAATCCGCCCTGTCTCAGCATTTATCCAAAATGCGTGCCGCTGGTTTGGTGAATGCTGAAAAGCGAGGCCAGCAGGTTTATTATCGCATCAGCAGCGTGGAGGCTCAGGCCCTGCTCTCCACCCTGTATCTCATGTTCTGCAATGAATAG
- a CDS encoding DUF2892 domain-containing protein translates to MKTIDAATLKQWLDKGEALLLDVREPAEHAACCIDNAHLMPLGKLSKQSLNLKEGQRLVIHCQRGGRGTSACERLLAEDPSLEIYNLEGGIQAWQSAGLPIKTSGRRILPLDRQVQLTIGLCVLTGSILGYVVSPLFFLFTGFFGAGLTFAGLTGFCGLAMIMARMPWNQQGRSNRCCAT, encoded by the coding sequence ATGAAAACCATCGACGCCGCCACGCTCAAACAATGGCTCGACAAGGGGGAAGCCCTGCTGCTGGATGTGCGCGAGCCAGCGGAACATGCCGCCTGCTGCATCGACAACGCACACCTGATGCCACTTGGTAAACTCAGCAAACAAAGCCTGAACCTGAAAGAAGGACAACGCCTCGTCATCCATTGCCAGCGCGGCGGGCGCGGCACTTCCGCCTGCGAGAGGCTGCTGGCGGAAGACCCTTCGCTCGAGATTTATAATCTGGAAGGCGGCATCCAGGCATGGCAGAGCGCCGGTCTGCCGATAAAAACCTCGGGCAGGCGTATCCTGCCGCTCGACAGACAGGTTCAGCTCACCATCGGCCTATGCGTATTAACAGGGAGCATCCTCGGGTATGTCGTGAGTCCGCTCTTTTTCCTGTTCACCGGTTTTTTCGGCGCGGGCCTCACCTTTGCAGGCCTTACCGGCTTTTGTGGCCTGGCCATGATCATGGCCAGAATGCCCTGGAACCAGCAGGGCAGAAGCAACCGCTGCTGCGCAACCTAA
- a CDS encoding DUF4177 domain-containing protein — protein MKEYRVIIYRESLLGSIILRESKVNPERFSEFLNNHARQGWRVVTMERERRRELLFFAREAFMVILERDAA, from the coding sequence ATGAAAGAATACAGGGTGATTATCTACCGCGAGTCGCTTCTGGGATCGATCATCCTGCGGGAATCGAAAGTGAACCCGGAGCGGTTTTCCGAATTTCTCAATAACCATGCAAGGCAGGGTTGGCGTGTGGTGACCATGGAGCGTGAGCGCCGAAGGGAATTGCTGTTTTTCGCGCGTGAGGCATTCATGGTGATTCTGGAGCGCGACGCGGCTTAA
- a CDS encoding nitronate monooxygenase: MVQTLLTAVQPFNATKIKPVIISGKEVHPLIEGGKGIAVTNGESSGAFAAAGAVGTFSGVNADSYDEQGNILPQNYQGKTRRERHLELIEYGIRGGVTQARIAHDVSGGEGRIHMNVLWEMGGVEAIVEGIMDRTKGLIHGITCGAGMPYKVAEIAEHYNVYYYPIVSSMRAFRALWKRSFSKRSKLLGGVVYEDPWKAGGHNGLSNAEDPLLPEDPYPRVLEIRQFMNEVGLKDVPIIMAGGVWHIAEWEHWLDNPEIGPIAFQFGTRPLLTKESPISDKWKQRLLTLKPGDVALNQFSPTGFYSSAVRNDFIDELYARSERQIPFVTEQNAEFSETLLFGPRKRPIYVKPEDKPKTEAWIAAGFDHMMKTPDDTVIFITESKENQIVTDQIECMGCLSMCRFSNWAQNEEGTTGRKADPRSYCIQKTLQHIAHSDKDIEDQLMFSGHNAFRFADDPFYANGFIPTVKQLVDRMMTGY; the protein is encoded by the coding sequence ATGGTGCAGACTTTGCTTACAGCCGTGCAGCCTTTCAACGCTACTAAAATCAAACCCGTCATTATTTCCGGCAAGGAAGTGCATCCCCTGATCGAAGGGGGCAAGGGCATTGCCGTGACCAATGGCGAGAGCTCCGGCGCGTTTGCCGCGGCCGGCGCGGTGGGAACGTTTTCCGGCGTGAATGCCGACAGTTACGACGAGCAGGGCAATATCCTGCCGCAGAACTATCAGGGCAAGACGCGCCGCGAGCGCCACCTGGAGCTGATCGAATACGGCATCCGCGGCGGGGTGACGCAGGCGCGGATCGCGCATGACGTGTCCGGCGGCGAAGGCCGCATCCACATGAACGTGCTGTGGGAAATGGGCGGGGTGGAAGCCATTGTCGAAGGCATCATGGACCGCACCAAAGGACTCATCCACGGCATTACCTGCGGGGCGGGCATGCCGTACAAGGTCGCCGAGATCGCCGAGCATTACAATGTCTATTACTACCCGATCGTCTCTTCCATGCGGGCGTTCCGCGCGCTTTGGAAGCGCTCGTTCAGCAAGCGCTCCAAGCTGCTGGGCGGGGTGGTGTATGAAGACCCCTGGAAAGCGGGCGGGCATAATGGCCTTTCCAACGCCGAGGACCCGCTGCTGCCGGAAGACCCTTACCCACGTGTGCTGGAGATCCGTCAGTTCATGAACGAGGTTGGCCTCAAGGACGTGCCGATCATCATGGCGGGCGGCGTGTGGCACATCGCCGAATGGGAGCATTGGCTGGATAATCCGGAAATCGGCCCCATTGCCTTTCAGTTCGGCACGCGCCCGCTGCTGACAAAGGAAAGCCCCATTTCCGACAAGTGGAAACAGCGGCTGCTGACGCTGAAACCCGGCGATGTGGCGTTGAACCAGTTCAGCCCGACGGGTTTTTATTCCTCCGCCGTGCGCAATGATTTCATCGACGAGCTTTATGCCCGTTCCGAGCGGCAGATTCCCTTCGTTACCGAGCAAAATGCCGAATTCAGCGAGACGTTGCTATTCGGCCCGCGCAAGCGGCCCATCTATGTGAAGCCCGAGGATAAGCCGAAGACCGAGGCATGGATTGCGGCAGGTTTTGACCATATGATGAAAACGCCGGACGATACCGTCATTTTCATTACCGAAAGCAAAGAGAACCAGATCGTTACCGACCAGATCGAGTGCATGGGTTGCCTCAGCATGTGCCGCTTCAGTAACTGGGCGCAGAACGAGGAAGGCACCACCGGCCGCAAGGCTGATCCCCGCAGCTACTGCATTCAAAAAACGCTTCAGCACATCGCGCATTCCGACAAGGATATTGAGGATCAGCTGATGTTCTCCGGTCATAATGCCTTCCGGTTTGCGGATGATCCGTTTTACGCGAATGGTTTTATCCCCACGGTGAAGCAGCTGGTCGACAGGATGATGACGGGCTATTAG
- a CDS encoding zinc-finger domain-containing protein: MTTYFESFDVDSPSVACDGGKGPLGHPMVYLDVAKHGEVTCPYCSRHYILSGKPLIKKPE, from the coding sequence ATGACCACCTATTTCGAAAGTTTCGATGTCGACAGCCCAAGCGTTGCCTGCGATGGCGGCAAAGGGCCGCTCGGGCATCCGATGGTGTATCTGGATGTGGCCAAGCATGGCGAGGTGACGTGCCCTTATTGCAGTCGGCATTATATTCTCAGCGGAAAGCCGCTGATCAAAAAACCGGAATAG